From one Silurus meridionalis isolate SWU-2019-XX chromosome 23, ASM1480568v1, whole genome shotgun sequence genomic stretch:
- the LOC124376822 gene encoding little elongation complex subunit 1-like: protein MVMITAWPSILSHESSLCRSIHVVSNRKAKGKIFYLLSNYLHWDEEPPGNIYNMITSTLKSFLEDSSLRFLENSWYGYDLCPATWNYIFSLDLLCAQLGWTWTITNIIRKDLWLILNTWLRQARTEQTPFRDVCVAAVFRLLGRLGQLGLKENLPMSFQVLAKSINQFVTQQLSKGMPWEVQLSVIYAIHDLAPSNPEAALKSLESWRKNSTQRVPPAVIKCITQISFLCRQTESEIS, encoded by the exons ATGGTCATGATCACAGCATGGCCGAGTATTTTGTCCCATGAAAGTTCTTTATGCCGATCGATTCACGTAGTGAGCAACCGGAAAGCAAAGGGAAAGATATTTTACTTGCTCAGCAACTATCTGCACTGGGATGAG GAGCCTCCAGGAAACATCTACAATATGATCACCAGCACCCTAAAGTCTTTTCTGGAAGACAGCAGTCTGAGGTTCCTGGAGAACAGCTGGTATGGTTATGATCTCTGCCCTGCTACCTGGAACtacatcttcagcctggatcttctgtgtgcacaactgggctggacTTGGACCATTACCAATATTATCCG gaAGGATCTTTGGCTGATCCTGAACACTTGGCTGAGGCAAGCAAGAACAGAGCAAACACCGTTCCGAGACGTCTGTGTAGCAGCAgttttcaggctacttg GGCGACTTGGTCAACTAGGACTTAAGGAGAACCTGCCAATGTCATTTCAAGTTCTGGCAAAAAGCATTAATCAGTTTGTAACACAACAACTCTCAAAAG GTATGCCATGGGAagtgcagctctcagtcatctATGCCATTcatgatctggcacccagcaacccTGAAGCAGCTCTGAAGTCTTTGGAATCATGGAGGAAAAACAGCACACAGCGCGTTCCCCCAGCCGTCATCAAATGCATTACGCAAATCAGCTTCCTTTGTCGTCAGACCGAGTCAGAAATATCATAA